One window from the genome of Cryptomeria japonica chromosome 6, Sugi_1.0, whole genome shotgun sequence encodes:
- the LOC131876600 gene encoding uncharacterized protein LOC131876600, with amino-acid sequence MELLLNKNARVMLTSNLWIEAGLVNGALGYIRSIVYRPGSAPPFPLSYLLVDFDGYSGIPFDDRHPQRVPILAIDKASTKQIPLRLAWALTIHKSQGLTLDKATIDIGPTERSGLTFVAISRVKSLQGLRIIPPFTYDRF; translated from the coding sequence ATGGAACTATTACTCAACAAAAATGCAAGGGTGATGTTAACTTCAAACTTATGGATAGAAGCAGGTCTTGTCAATGGAGCACTAGGATATATTCGAAGTATTGTATATAGACCTGGAAGTGCACCACCTTTTCCACTGTCATATTTACTTGTAGATTTTGATGGTTACTCAGGAATTCCATTTGATGATCGTCATCCCCAAAGAGTTCCAATTCTAGCAATTGACAAAGCTAGCACAAAGCAAATTCCATTGAGATTGGCTTGGGCTTTAACCATACATAAATCACAAGGGTTGACACTAGACAAAGCCACTATTGATATAGGCCCCACTGAAAGAAGTGGTCTCACATTTGTAGCAATATCACGTGTCAAATCTTTGCAAGGACTACGGATTATACCGCCCTTCACATATGACAGATTTTGA
- the LOC131078037 gene encoding ATP-dependent DNA helicase pfh1-like has translation MIIQGTTGTGKSYLISAISQTLQNAASPQCSPLLLLAPTRVVAFNIGASTIHSKLRIPIKEFSELQGTRLMTFQEEISHIKYILIDEMSFLGEMLLENIDSRLRQAFPENSHKSFGGISMILVGDLAQLPLVKDRAAYESKRRARILWEEFKTVVTLSRIFRQDGQSNEQERFHRLLTNIRDANPTIDDWMLLMSRSNGNMSIATNDEF, from the exons ATGATAATTCAAGGCACAACAGGAACGGGTAAGTCATACTTGATTAGTGCAATAAGTCAAACATTACAAAATGCAGCCTCTCCACAATGCTCTCCTCTACTTCTACTTGCACCAACAAGAGTTGTAGCATTCAATATTGGAGCATCAACGATTCATTCTAAGTTGAGAATTCCAATAAAAGAATTCAGTGAGCTACAAGGGACAAGACTTATGACTTTCCAAGAGGAAATTTCTCACATAAAGTACAtattaatagatgaaatgagcttcttGGGAGAGATGTTACTTGAAAACATAGATTCTCGTCTTCGACAAGCATTTCCAGAAAATAGTCATAAAAGTTTTGGAG GTATATCTATGATATTGGTCGGAGATTTGGCACAATTGCCTCTTGTCAAAGATAGAGCGGCATATGAAAGCAAAAGGCGTGCAAGGATACTGTGGGAAGAATTCAAAACCGTAGTTACTTTGAGCCGTATTTTCAGACAAGATGgacaaagcaatgaacaagaaagATTTCATCGTCTTCTAACAAACATAAGGGATGCAAACCCTACAATAGATGATTGGATGTTACTTATGTCAAGATCAAATGGAAACATGAGTATTGCAACAAATGATGAGTTCTAA
- the LOC131078030 gene encoding uncharacterized protein LOC131078030, translated as MLIARISPILQVTHATGGQFKYKGHTISFPQNIENMAKKLPHLVKDLPLIVVRRKDQHGTSYNFTVNKYRVYTALRYKIQHDKFYSDVIVDENALDNIPPNLDHNVFNELRTVHMEFDSDRNEVIFVGPLMETDERNIIEHTTSMESKPPNAQREMELIRAWVNNPNVDPTTMMDWPMIGASPINEYTTPGLLNMTFPSLFPNGKCDWLESRLRKLHLHEFAKHLLRYRDNRFSKHPRFRYYMMNMIMRHRAHSSTAVCVKRSLHEMPITIQELREHMDNTPHSHLADRLMRFGTSLRGTRSYWTKC; from the coding sequence ATGCTAATTGCACGCATTAGCCCAATTTTGCAAGTGACACATGCAACTGGTGGTCAGTTCAAATACAAAGGACACACAATAAGCTTTCCACAAAACATTGAAAATATGGCCAAAAAATTGCCACATTTAGTTAAAGATCTTCCATTGATTGTAGTTCGCAGAAAGGATCAACATGGGACAAGCTATAATTTCACAGTAAATAAATATCGTGTCTACACAGCCCTACGatacaaaattcaacatgataaGTTTTACTCTGATGTAATTGTTGATGAAAATGCTCTAGACAATATACCGCCAAATTTAGATCATAATGTTTTTAACGAGTTAAGAACTGTGCATATGGAGTTTGATTCTGATAGAAATGAAGTTATTTTTGTGGGCCCCCTTATGGAGACAGATGAGAGAAACATAATAGAGCATACAACGTCGATGGAATCCAAACCACCAAATGCCCAAAGGGAAATGGAGTTGATTCGTGCATGGGTCAACAATCCTAATGTAGACCCAACAACAATGATGGATTGGCCCATGATCGGTGCATCTCCCATAAATGAATATACAACGCCAGGATTACTCAACATGACTTTCCCATCTTTATTTCCCAATGGTAAATGTGATTGGTTGGAATCGAGACTAAGGAAATTGCATCTACATGAATTTGCCAAGCACCTCCTACGATACAGAGATAATAGATTCAGTAAGCATCCAAGATTTCGTTATTATATGATGAACATGATTATGAGACATCGTGCGCATAGCTCCACAGCTGTTTGTGTAAAAAGAAGTCTGCACGAAATGCCAATCACAATACAGGAGTTGCGTGAACACATGGACAACACACCACATTCGCATCTAGCAGATAGATTGATGCGATTTGGAACCAGTTTAAGGGGAACAAGATCTTATTGGACAAAGTGTTGA